gaggagtccaaccgctccttctgtgccgctgaaagagttaggacgacaatccatgaagttcttgaaggtgcacccaggctgctgctgagcgggttgacctgcttgggcggctgcaactgccgcagcaatgagagcctctagctgggcttgagtcatgttaattcgtgcggccattgatcttcacatcaaaggcaacataagtgagaaaggttcgcaaatagtgcgatgacagaagagtgtaagcacataagtattctcatgcaatgacaagttgtgagcaaggtaatgtaagcatactacgagcaaagttctatgcaaattctagcatgtaggcaataaacataaaccttattacctaggatgttgagtcttgcacgtggagcgaagcgtcgttgtggatcgttgagagcactgttctggttatagtctggttttaataaaaacgtttttccatattaaaaccaagttctctataaccaatggctctgataccaatctgtcacacccccaaaaatccacacgcggagtatcaccgcttgggagcgtgactgaccaggatcaagccaccaatcatatagaacattgtataaagtagaagtaattgcaatataattcaaaacaaatccatatgaaaggtgtttccaaaacataagtcagttatcaatgtttagcggaagcgtatatataaaaatatccaatgtaaatgtgtatcaagtatcatatgggtttcatatgacgttcacgatccaagtccacaacgaccgcgcctccagtgcaagctcccagtacctaacgatctgcaaggcatgtaaaggaaaggatcaacaaaatagttgagcgagttcacagtaaataagtacgtaacagtaagtacaggttggctctactgggccgatagtaagttatataggtgggggcttcccatgttatgtgaccactagactattcgtattatccctgttcttcgtccgagaacagtagcgcgtatgaggtgtgcgtagcacgtatcctttgcatcgaggatagtaattagtatatgaccacgtaggtgttatcccaacctacggaagaagtaagtaatgcgtacacgtaggttttacgtgcgtgcctgacatccgaggcagtaatggcatatgaccacgtaggtgttatccaacctacggaaccacgtaggtgttatcccaacctacggaattagtatatgaccacgtaggtgttatcccaacctacggaaccgtcctgacatccgaggactatgataggtgatagtctaggaaaaagcgtttgtacgtttatgtcaatagaaacctttaacccattcccacgacccgggaatcccatgccttagtaggagggtgaactcaccttggtttgctcggtatgctaggttatgcactcacaagtaataaatcaagtcctattgtatgcacgtttaacaaatcagttcatattcacaatgatacgcatgcaatttaatgttcacataacagtcagtttgcatctcggcacaacacgtattatttcacattaaatcatcagctagtgtacacaaaacattcatcaccaagcatggcatgccaaataaatcaaacatatattCCGTTATTCAAAGCATGTTCATAACCtacaatatctttcgaatccacccttatctttcgacacattagttatctcagttatctttcggaccgaaggttatgtttcgaacctattgtcatctttcgatcacacacatatctttcggtcaacagatatctttcagtcaacagatatctttcggtcaacagatatctttcggtcaacagatatctttcggtcacaactatgtttcgactacaagcatctttcgatcaatcaacagttacgtatatcaccatcagttacggatatcacagaaacagaaccctaatcatctacagccgtcaacATCATTAACAACCATCAGAATTCATTTAGCACATCTCAACACAACGCAATCATCCTGAattcattgtctagcatgaaccttaGTTTAAACGCATCTCGAAACCGGTTAACACACAGTAACACATTATCaaaccctatcagaaataatgacCAAATTCAGATTAACGCCATACCGACAATCAGTGTTCAACCGCATCGAGTTTCACATTAAACCATATGCATATCCGTCAACAACAATCCTATATGAAATCTATATCATCACTAACATgataataaggaaaccctaatatTTAACATGTATCAACATTAATCAGCATAATCACACGACACATGAACACATACACAAATGAACGATCGAGCAATCAAAAAGCTTTACTAACCGAGATTAAGGATGATCAACAAAAGGGATTTGGCTTCGGATGTGGGGgtctgccgtcacacacacaaagGAGCTAGGGTTTGAACAATAACAGCCGACATACATGTTTTCACGTTTTTAaatcgtatcacaggaatgggccaagcccatctgaaagactgggccgaaggatctggattccagtcgaaggatatgtttcgtggccgaaggatgtcgaaggatatgtttcgtgatccttcgaaccggcagttgatccttcgaatcgaaggatatctttcgtgatccttcaaTCTGCATGTCATGtttctagactaagtgtttttaaataataataattctaatattatattctaccacagcaagtaatcacatataggcaaaatgacaataTTAAAACACCACGCGTATAATTCAAGTTCACAACCCAAGcaactaagcagtcaaagtcaacgcgcatttaatgcgaaagcgaaagtcagaaactcgagttgtcacaactatGGTCACACGTGATTTTTTAAACGTGTTGAATCCTTCACGCGTTGAAATGTTTGAAATATTCGACAGTTGATTGATTTTTGACCGTTATTTTAAACGGTaatattcaagaaaaaaaaacactttaaaccatttatctatttatatcttcattttaaaccattttacacacaccaatctacatctttaaaccattttaaacccatttcacacaatttttatatctttctcaaatggaattccctacggattcggcgtttccgatgtctagctatagcgataccgagtcgtcttccgacaacgagatgctaaaatattttgtgtcggtgtataacgaacttgatgccgagtcgtcccgcccaaagaagaagatggtcgaccgtgatcgtatacgtgccagcgaagttttgatgaacgattattttgtggaaaatccgctctacaatgccgaaacgtttagagatcggtttcgtttacccaaagaattatttttaaatattGTTGGAGACATCAAAGCAAGcgaggaatggtttcaagaaggttacgatgcgaggggcaaaccaagtttcacgtcgatacaaaaatgcacgtccgccattcgccaactagcgacaggtaaccctccagatcaatatgatgaatacctagctatgtcggccagaacttcacgtgaatgtttgcaaattttttgcaacgcggtcattaagttgtatgctaaagagtttttacgtaaaccgacgagccaTGACATTTCACTTATTTACGCCGCACACGAGtctagatggcattttcccgggatgctcggtagtatcgattgtacacatatcgagtggaaaaattgtccaagagagttgcgaggggcgtatgttaggggagacatcaaaagaccaaccatcatactataAGCGGTGGCGttgaatgatttatggatttggcattcgtatttcggtgttccaggttcaaacaacgacatcaatgtgttgcacacgtcgccgttgtttcaaaccgtaacggatggtaccgcaccttcctctcctttttatgttaacggtcgacattacagacgaggctttttcttgtggatggtatctacccgtcttggtctgtttttgtgaaagctccctcatttcctgTGGAGCCTAAAGAAATCGtgttcaaaaaattgcaagaatcggcaagaaaagatgttgagagggcatttggtgttttaaagggtagatggggtataccacaccgaccggttcgtgcgacgaacaagaaatcaatacatagcatagtgtatgcatgtatcatattgcacaatatgatgatcaaagaagacggacgtgcaatatccccggattgggtgccggatcctcctacacaagttcaagttccacaaaaTATCCATCTAGAATTGCATaatgaagaaactcactttcggttgagatacgacTTAATCGAACTTgtaggttctctaggtttggagtttcatgattcggacgaggagtaggtttttttttaaattgcatGTTTCATGatttctagtatgttaaattgaagtaatatgttttaaatttaatgaaatttttaattttagtgttttattgttaatttctaattcaaaataaaaaattaaagataaatagtgaaatttataatttagagtttaatttctaatttaaaaataaaaattaaaaaaaattgggagTGATGGAATTGTATCACTAGTGACCACTcccactacatttctatcactagtgatagaatattgggtgatcACATGGCATGAGTTGagtggtgcttgtgagtgatagaattgtatcactagtgaccaccccctccccccttatgtgttttcagtccattgcgttttaggaaacatacattttaagtgttttctggccattgcgttttaggaataagacatttctttgtgttttttgtgcattgcgttttaggtaaaaaaacatttttatgtgttttcagtccattgcgttttagaaagtatattttcttttgtgtttttagactattgcgttttagaaataagacatttctttgtgttttctggtcattgcgttttacaaataagacatttatttgtgtttttggtgcattgcgttttagaaaaatgtcattttttaggtttttttttccattgcgttttacgcaactggggtgtttccattgcgttttacgcaactgggttttcaaaaatttttttcgaaaatatagcaatagtatactcgttttaaagataaaaaaacgctcgttttttggcgcaatttttataaaaaaataatgtcgtatgaaagagttactAACGTTTAAAAAGGGGGGGGGAGGGAttgaaggagagagaaactattgcattCGATTGACTAtaatgcccctaaacaaactcacgcgcctcttttctttccttcaatttccatcatttaatcttagcccttgattaactaaatggatgatCAAGATCATTTCCTAGACTTcattagccaaataaacttcctattataacCTAGTGGTATCTGgaggtgggataaggcttatgaccattaggtcatgggttcgattcccacaaagggggttctcccagatttattgggtttcctcctgaattggtgtataggcattattgcctagtggagatagatatgatcgggtggttctgctggtggcacgatgatactccaatggtccgtcagtgatccaaatttgccgttcaaaaaaaaataaataaataaaaaataaagcaaaaaaaaaaaaataatttatattactcatcacgtttccttttgttaatatatagaatagaatagaatagaattAATACAGATGTCGTTGGCAAAGATATATAACATCCTAACAAAAAAGGAAGTCATCATAGTATACCAATTTTACgtcattttttttcattttgatGTCGAAttattaaagttttatttatgtATCGATCTacattttgtgagttaacacttCGTAATGCAcatgcgtggttcaacgatttacgTCTACTTTTTGTTCAGTTTAACGCTTTCGTCGCAACGCGCAGGTCCTTAAAACTCGTATTTATTAAAACACAACTTTTGAGCAAcaataattttattattattaattttttaatttttgtttaacCCGTATAATAAATACTAATTTATTTAGCTTTTGGTTTTGCCCCTATACTATGTATAATGTTCATTTCTAACCCGTTTAATTTTTTATTAGTTTGATTTTTTTATAACCTACGTTCGCTAACATTTTTTTAACTAAATACGAAGTCATGTATAGTTTTTATATCAACATTTCAATATAAATTTTGTTGAAAACGGGGTTAGTATTCTTTATCGTGTGCCGAAATGAATATAACATTGTGCCGTGTTTATTTTAATACGAGGTTAGTTTTATTCAAAATCAAACAAGTCAAATATAACtattttttttgttctttattgTCACAACCAAACCGATATCGTCCGAATAACTTTGTCGTTACGGGTACCTATCAGTTTTCATAGTTGTCAGTCAATGCAAAACATGTGCCGATGTCCTATTGGACATATCTCTTTTGGTTCATATACCGACTGAGATATCATACCAATATGTAACCAACCGTATCCCTATCAATTGAAAGCTCGTCGCGTAGCGCGGAGGGCCCCGCTTGTATATCTACGAAATGTATGCATGTATAGCCTTATAGATGAGCTTGAAACCCAAGAGGAAACAAACAACATCCTCGACAGAAACCGAATACAAAGAAAGTTTGGAACAATTAACGTGGGAAGATGTCAGACCACGTCGAATTGAAAAAAAGATACGCAAAGGAACTCGTATACGAAACTCGATTGTACTGGCATTGATAATCTGACAGAGGGTCGATTGTGAGCTATTCGAGAATACAAAAGAAGTTAGCTATCAAAACTAAAATACATGTAATAATtttaggggtttgtttgatgcgttGATTAATGTTTTAAAATGAAATGTGAGATGATTATTTGCATTTTTTTTGTCACATGTTGTAAATTATGTTTAGTATTTAATTATAAGTTAAACTATCTGTCAATGTCATGTCACTATAAGTCACGTGTAGGGCTACACGTGACGTATAGTTTGCTTGGTATAACTTTATACGTATCGTATATGAGTTTAAATTGACAGGCTTGTCTATCCTTGGTCTTTGTGAATGTtattgtgacatctgtgtcacttcaaccatcaaacaaataccaaaccaatgaaatattgtatttcatacttgggatttgtataaacatgtgtatcatttgcacatatcaactcttgttcgatttcgggctttaaatcgctttctggaaggttatacacgcactaatgcgtaaatataaccagtttaatgcaacaaacactctggaacagtgacataggcttaacataccttaaataacctttacataacttagaaataagttttggaaggtttggtgtgccgaaatcaagtttattcgcttacagggactaaattcgacaaactgcgaaagtatgtcaatttgtactgtaacggacattccagaacttgatcataatttaaacacaccctaaatatcctttacatagcttagaaataggctttgaggggttcggtgtgctaaaataaactttttggtcattcagggactaaaagcgtcaaaaagtgcataagtttgcattttcgcgcatatcttacattctgaatacatccggacatccaaaaatttatgtaaacattaaaatattatgtttagtgattggcttgataaaaatccattcgtcgcgcaatttggaccgtttctgcgtccgttacgacttccgtcgtaattaaccgaacaacgcgatcgtacgaccaaacgaaccgatatccgacatatttttgagcatgtttcatgttccctatgctttaacgtCCTTgtggagcttaaaaatgggtttgacgggtgttagaagtgccaaaacacgaccatacgcACACAGGGGCCAAGACTGTCAACtttgaaagttgctggtctgcagaccagcatacggtccgtaaggggagGACCATACGGTCTGTAAGGCTTCCCTAGATCAGTAGAATGTgttttccagcttgatccagtTGTTCCTCACTTGTGCACATGGTTTTTGGgtatctatgggctggtttggaggctcctctggttttctaaaacaatgggCTCGAGGTGTACAGATGAGATTGAATCTCGGATAACGAGGGACGATCTTAGCGGTTCTACTACACCTATAAATACctctcacccatttcattctttcctcacaatttgatctgattttataatttctaagtggaagtatatgcttcctacctgagagtgaatcagatcaaatcttgcggggaccttatgtaagtattctttcgttttagcgttaaagtcaaactgcgtttgactttcttcattgaccagtttatggtcaatgcgaagttcgtttgaacttcataacgtgagcgtaatcacaatggttatagtccctagtgaccatacctactgattaccacgttatctaggctcagtgacgagtcgtagtttcggccaaaatgcgtattcttgcgtattttgtaaccaaactacttgtgggtatcaagaccctttgtcttgataccaaacctgttttttaaaactcgttaaacatgtttcaacatgtttagctcgtcacttttagaattgtgcttgtctaagGTCGTAAGGTAAACGATCTAagcaatcgcttatactttcgaacccgacccgtttggtcgatcattaggatccgaccaaacacattaggtgaccatagttgtataggggataaccttccgaggttataccttatggtcacgtcgtttaagtagttgtatgataggtagtttatatgccttatgaaaattaccaaaataccctttttacgcataaattcattttaagcatatgtaacctaaattttgacatctaaactgattaggcaactataatagacatattaaggcatattctacttgtcataggactagttaggcggtccgaacgcgttttacgcgaacgacgcgttaaagtagcataagctacctaagcgggtcgtaatggatcataagcacttaggttaggtttcattttagtatgtaggctttgctaaaccatatcatatgagttccaatactcatttggttacaaaacctcatactatccgatctcccgatttaggtccagttatttatgtagttatctatacagggtgccgtttgattccgtgatccctctagctttgcttggttgttgttcaagacttctaagcaccctcaagtgagtacatagtcccctcttttactgtttttcaaacgttttggggtgaaacacatgtgcctacttgttactttcatgcttttcatgttttcatatcatatacttgctatgttcattattacactattagtacatgattttattatatttttgctatgtatgtccattgtgtgcatacttagtatatcgttttacatgacattttatgctttgtatgttcatttagcgcatacttagtacattgttttacattaccttttcatgctttgtatgttcatcatacttagtacattttacatcacatgctatgtatgtccatttgttgcatacttagtacattttcatctcatcacatgcttacattttgggtatgacatttggtttgtttaagtgggacaatatacattcattaataTTGATCACGCCGtccgttagtaggtagtggtaccataggaattgacaactcccattcctgagatcctaggtttgtttgggtcgAAGGAAtaaccgaattcgatatacatttactcagataaacctttaattcgtttggggtttatcgccacagtcgcaaggcttgaatgtatgcattttcacaataccgcataaatgtttgtattcagtataacatgcatttccacaaaacataacgttgatttaaaccatgttttacttcaatacattgttttgtgcatttttacctatggtttaattgatacatatttcacttgccatacatgacattttgtttacacattacatgattgacatttgacatagacattttgatattgatatacacatttcatggactacattttgacatggttttcacaaagacattttgacaaatggtttagacatgggcaatttacattggtggtttgtttgggtaagtgatttaagtaacgagacgtgtgtaatgtgatacaagcatggtggatacgccgctggtactttctatatataagtgcttgtattatattacatgttgtagcgttatttaaatcattcaatttggacttatacattttatacaaataacatatttttcacaagacattgttttacaaaacagttcattttacttggttatacatttaaccttacatcattcttttaactatacatatctatcatcgcttttcaaacgatttataaaacaaaacattttacaaggatcatgagatcatgactgacttttgttaaacaactttttctcaaacttataagtcatgaatcctcaatcaataaaacctatgtactcgccggcatttttatgctgacgtacctattttcacatgtgtttcaggagatgatgcatatgattgatcaagatacacataggcagACTTGgaccttagtgacaataaaagatgcaagattagttaattatgttatacttcttTTTTTGTTAATACATTGTAACTCAGTTAATCAATAAAATGAAATTTctattttccatgtgttatgaaacaatgattctgttacaacactccccgatgattccgccacgttttattgttttacgtggtcggggtgtgacagttataaGTTACGTATAAAACTATACGTGATACAACCATAATAATAATACACCTGGTTAAGACCGTGGGGTGTGGGACGTGGGGCGGGGGAAACCAAGCAACGCCGGTTCAGCCACACCGGGCCAGGGTGGGTTGCCCGCTGGCGTAGCTATGAAGCCTAACGTGAGGTGGgggcagtggcggatctagaaaattaCTTAAGGGGCAacgtttcaaaattttttttaacGTACTTCATACAATGTAAACGAAACAACGATAGTAGCGCGGTGATAAATAAATTTAAACATGTACCTAAATGAGTTCTCCTCTTCGGTTTTTGAAAGCTGGAAACCGGGCCATGACATCCTCTTCTTTTACTTTACAAAAACATTCTTTTTCGACCGCACAAATTAGATCGTTGTTCAAATACTCATCACCCAtccgattgcgtaaatccgtcttgataAGCTTCATTttagaaaaacatctttcaacggttgcggttgcaaccggtaaaGTCAGTGCTAGCTTCAATGTTCGATGAACCAAAGGAAAAGTTTCATTTTTTCCGGTTTCCACCATTACACGAGCAAGGTCACTCAATCCAGTCAAATTTGCAAATTTATCATCTTCCTTTGAAGTGTGATAGAAGGTCGAAAGATCACCCGGAAGACACCCTCTTTCTTCTTTATTAAAGTCATTCGGATACATCTCAGAAAACTTCACTATCTTTGATATGTCAAATTTAGCAAACGAATTACAATGATTTAAACCCGACATATTTTCTATCAAACTAGTTGAGACCTCACTAAATCGGCTTCCAAGTTCTTGAAGTTGCATATCCAAAACCGTATTAAAAACCTCAACTTCAAAATGATGGCGGTTACTAATGACATACTTTCGTTTCTTTGATTACTATAACTTTCCACCATATCTAACATCTTAATGTTGTTTTTTTCACAAGAAGATGTTACGTTTGCCAACATCTTTTCAAACCCATTTTGTCTTAAATGATTCAAAGCTCGTTTTGTCCCGCTTATCAAATGAGATGCTTCTAACAAGTCTTGACTCTTTTTTTGAAGATGTTTTGATAGAGCAATTGTGAGGCCTAAGATATCATTCAACGAGTGTATGTAAAACACAAATTCAAGACTCTCAAAATATGATAGAATACCTGACGCATTGGATCGTTATTGAAAGGTCTCTCCATCTTGTTTAATAAAAGTAAGTACCACAACAACTTCCGGAAATAATTTCAACAAACTTATGATGGTTCTATGATGGGAAACCCATCGTGTGTCTCCGGGTCGGGCAAGGGAAACCTCTTGGTTTAATCCTTTTCCTGTGTTAATTTCACCCGCTAGAATTTCGTTTTCCACTCTCTCTTTTTTTTCCTCCAACATCATATCTTTTCTTTTGCAAGAAGCACCAACCGTATTAACAACCATGCCAAGagtttcataaaattctttaacatcATCATGCTTTTTTTCTACAGCCACAATCACTAACTGAAGTTGATGAGCAAAGCAATGTATGTAATGTGCCGATGGATTGTCTTTCAGAATTATTGCTTTTAATCCATTAAACTCTCCCCGCATGTTGCTTGCACCATCATAACCTTGACCCCTGATC
The sequence above is drawn from the Helianthus annuus cultivar XRQ/B chromosome 12, HanXRQr2.0-SUNRISE, whole genome shotgun sequence genome and encodes:
- the LOC110934856 gene encoding zinc finger MYM-type protein 1-like isoform X1; the encoded protein is MAVVVRYVDKVGVVKESLIGVAHVRNTYSLTLKEAIVSLLADNHLSIDKIRGQGYDGASNMRGEFNGLKAIILKDNPSAHYIHCFAHQLQLVIVAVEKKHDDVKEFYETLGMVVNTVGASCKRKDMMLEEKKERVENEILAGEINTGKGLNQEVSLARPGDTRWVSHHRTIISLLKLFPEVVVVLTFIKQDGETFQ
- the LOC110934856 gene encoding uncharacterized protein LOC110934856 isoform X2 encodes the protein MQLQELGSRFSEVSTSLIENMSGLNHCNSFAKFDISKIVKFSEMYPNDFNKEERGCLPGDLSTFYHTSKEDDKFANLTGLSDLARVMVETGKNETFPLVHRTLKLALTLPVATATVERCFSKMKLIKTDLRNRMGDEYLNNDLICAVEKECFCKVKEEDVMARFPAFKNRRGELI